One genomic segment of Nostoc flagelliforme CCNUN1 includes these proteins:
- a CDS encoding ParB/RepB/Spo0J family partition protein: MRRTTKASQPLKSKIDVPWDTTGASSAPQSMSLDQIVLPPNQPRRYFDSEALKQLTESIKQHGILQPILVRPLDGEKHELVAGERRYRAALSIGLKVVPVVIRELDDNAAFQFALIENLLREDLNPVEETEGILQLLSLKLGRSVEDVPPLLYRLQRLQNKTSTVTHNVMGGVENDSTNNAISDEEDDIELSTHNVMGETETHNSDLKQEQPLNPDLKIVESVFEGLGLMTWESFVKNRLPLLNLPEDILDALREGSLEYTKARAIAQIQKLDECIAFLEQAIAQNWSLSEIRQRISDKKAAASTENTESNNYKERFTTATNKLKKSRIWSDPKKRRQIEKLLAQLETLTSVE, translated from the coding sequence ATGAGACGCACTACTAAAGCCAGCCAACCTCTCAAAAGCAAAATTGATGTACCTTGGGACACCACAGGCGCATCGAGTGCGCCTCAGTCGATGTCATTAGACCAGATTGTTCTGCCGCCGAATCAACCGCGCCGTTACTTTGACTCGGAAGCATTAAAGCAGTTAACTGAATCCATCAAACAGCATGGCATCTTGCAACCCATTTTAGTACGCCCCCTTGATGGAGAAAAACACGAATTAGTCGCAGGAGAGCGGCGCTATCGTGCTGCCTTAAGTATTGGGCTGAAAGTTGTCCCCGTCGTCATTAGAGAGTTAGATGATAACGCAGCTTTTCAATTTGCACTGATAGAAAACTTACTTCGAGAAGACCTCAACCCAGTTGAAGAAACTGAAGGTATCCTGCAACTGCTGTCCCTCAAATTAGGTCGAAGTGTTGAGGATGTCCCGCCATTACTGTATCGTCTACAACGCTTACAGAACAAAACATCTACAGTTACCCATAACGTTATGGGCGGAGTTGAAAATGATTCTACCAATAACGCTATCAGCGACGAGGAAGACGATATTGAATTATCTACCCATAACGTTATGGGCGAAACCGAAACCCACAATTCCGACCTCAAGCAGGAGCAGCCATTAAACCCAGACCTAAAAATCGTTGAATCTGTGTTTGAAGGCTTAGGGTTAATGACCTGGGAATCTTTCGTTAAGAACCGTCTACCCTTGCTCAACCTTCCAGAAGATATCCTTGATGCGCTAAGGGAAGGCTCACTTGAGTACACCAAAGCTAGAGCGATCGCCCAAATTCAGAAATTAGATGAGTGCATTGCCTTTTTAGAACAAGCTATTGCTCAAAACTGGTCTTTAAGCGAAATCAGACAGCGCATTAGTGATAAGAAAGCCGCTGCTTCTACCGAAAACACCGAGTCGAACAATTACAAAGAGCGTTTTACTACTGCGACTAATAAACTAAAAAAATCGCGCATTTGGTCAGATCCTAAGAAGCGCAGGCAGATCGAAAAACTGCTGGCACAACTGGAGACGCTGACAAGTGTTGAGTGA